A genomic window from Candidatus Pelagisphaera phototrophica includes:
- a CDS encoding metallophosphoesterase encodes MIQNPFRHTLAIAETIPSSLNIANQLMIVIVFIAIQVGINTYLYRTVTNGLGRDSWLVLTIIVFCLLSLIAALLMERTNWLKSSLIVSKIGYNWMGVGFIFASVAFVFDSLQRFVPPIDDGTSLKGVVVIGGTLSIWGLLAANRINIRHISLHSSKIRTRVTLTQISDLHLGDASTQSRLRKVVKTVNQLGPDLIVSTGDLFDGYLPLMRPYVELLKEVAAPLGKYAVSGNHEVYAGLEEALELTRESGFTVLRNESVTVGGGIALAGIEDPTARRNEDRLATAAQCFKNLSPDRYTIFLNHRPSIRPERFERFDLQLSGHTHGGQIFPFHILSKLAYKAKPGLTELAPQTFLYLSRGTGSWGPQLRVFAPPEITHFTINPAPL; translated from the coding sequence ATGATTCAAAACCCTTTCCGGCACACATTGGCTATTGCAGAAACAATCCCTTCTTCCCTCAATATAGCCAACCAACTTATGATTGTAATCGTTTTCATCGCCATTCAAGTCGGTATCAACACATACTTGTACCGCACAGTTACCAACGGTCTAGGAAGAGACTCTTGGCTAGTGTTGACGATTATTGTATTCTGCCTCCTTTCCTTGATAGCAGCCCTCCTCATGGAGCGAACAAACTGGTTGAAAAGTTCTCTAATCGTTTCTAAGATCGGATACAACTGGATGGGCGTTGGATTTATCTTCGCCTCTGTGGCATTCGTTTTCGATTCTTTACAGAGGTTTGTACCCCCTATCGACGATGGCACTTCACTGAAGGGCGTAGTGGTGATTGGGGGAACCCTTTCCATTTGGGGGTTGTTGGCAGCTAATCGGATAAACATCCGCCACATCTCCCTCCATTCATCCAAGATCCGGACTCGGGTCACCCTCACTCAAATCTCAGACCTGCATCTGGGCGATGCTAGCACTCAATCCCGCCTGCGAAAGGTGGTGAAAACAGTCAATCAGCTTGGCCCTGATCTCATTGTCTCAACGGGCGATCTATTCGATGGCTATCTTCCTCTGATGCGGCCGTATGTCGAATTGCTCAAAGAGGTGGCAGCTCCCCTTGGGAAATACGCAGTGAGCGGAAATCACGAAGTTTATGCTGGACTCGAGGAAGCGCTCGAACTGACCAGAGAATCAGGTTTTACCGTACTTAGAAACGAATCCGTAACCGTGGGAGGCGGTATTGCCCTAGCCGGCATCGAGGACCCGACTGCACGGAGAAACGAGGATCGTTTAGCGACTGCGGCGCAATGCTTCAAAAACCTCTCACCCGACCGGTACACAATTTTCCTTAATCACCGACCCAGCATCCGTCCCGAGCGATTTGAGCGATTTGATCTTCAATTGTCGGGCCATACCCATGGCGGACAGATTTTCCCGTTTCATATTCTGTCGAAACTCGCCTACAAGGCCAAACCAGGGCTCACCGAACTAGCTCCGCAGACTTTTCTTTACCTAAGCAGAGGCACCGGTTCCTGGGGTCCTCAATTGCGTGTCTTCGCCCCGCCTGAAATTACGCATTTCACCATCAATCCTGCCCCGCTCTGA
- a CDS encoding carbohydrate ABC transporter permease, translating into MLRYSGFLKISRGRLLLAAPFFLFLLVFWATPLGKGLLLSLESDTLWGESSFVGFKHYSELLQDSRYWHSLANTSVFALSTITFSIGLALLFAHGIRLCRKGLQGPLTFALVVPGLCPPTVLALLFLLVFHGKEGLLNRWLIEPLGFETVNWLSDPDFIMPAIVIQAVWRWTGFMTFFLLCALSARPRDVLDAAAIDGVNIWQRFYKITLPLISPTITFCLVYLLVDCFAQFAGSYVLFGGSGGANDAGLLLVTYAYQKAFIGGGFGSGAAVSLSILPWLAGMLILVALAPRYLWKGARM; encoded by the coding sequence ATGCTACGTTATTCTGGGTTTTTAAAAATCAGCCGGGGGCGGCTATTATTGGCCGCTCCGTTCTTTTTGTTCCTTCTCGTTTTTTGGGCTACGCCTCTGGGTAAAGGATTATTACTAAGCCTTGAGTCAGACACGCTGTGGGGCGAGTCGTCTTTTGTCGGCTTTAAGCACTACAGTGAATTGCTTCAGGATTCACGATATTGGCACTCGCTCGCTAACACCTCTGTCTTTGCCCTATCAACGATCACTTTTTCTATCGGGCTGGCTCTGCTATTCGCCCATGGAATCAGACTGTGCCGGAAGGGATTGCAGGGGCCACTGACATTTGCGTTGGTGGTTCCCGGTCTTTGTCCCCCCACCGTACTCGCACTACTGTTCCTCCTCGTGTTTCACGGGAAAGAAGGGCTATTGAATCGATGGCTAATCGAGCCTTTGGGTTTTGAGACTGTCAATTGGTTGTCGGATCCTGACTTCATAATGCCAGCAATTGTCATCCAAGCAGTCTGGCGATGGACGGGCTTCATGACCTTTTTTCTACTGTGTGCTTTGAGTGCTCGCCCGCGGGACGTGCTCGATGCGGCAGCGATAGATGGAGTCAATATCTGGCAGAGATTTTACAAAATCACTCTTCCTCTCATTTCCCCGACAATTACGTTTTGCCTGGTCTACCTGCTGGTGGATTGCTTTGCCCAATTTGCCGGCTCTTACGTGCTTTTCGGTGGTTCGGGCGGCGCTAACGATGCGGGACTCCTGCTTGTCACTTATGCCTACCAGAAGGCCTTTATCGGTGGAGGATTTGGTAGTGGGGCGGCGGTAAGCCTTTCCATTTTACCGTGGCTGGCAGGGATGCTGATCCTGGTAGCTCTCGCCCCCCGTTACCTGTGGAAAGGAGCTAGAATGTGA
- a CDS encoding DEAD/DEAH box helicase, which produces MDFPLQPQNGKLDSDELLERFLDYLSKKSIEPYPAQEEAILEVFSGKNVILNTPTGSGKSLVAAAMHFFSASRGRRSVYTCPIKALVNEKFLALCRDFGPENVGMMTGDASVNQGAPILCCTAEILANIALRDGEKARVDDVIMDEFHYYSDHERGVAWQAPLLTLPHCRFMLISATLGDTQFFSRDLERLTGIECATVSSNERPVPLEFSYLEVPLVEALEKLKEENKRPVYIVHFTQKSASDTAQNLMSVNACTKEEKQELRVALQGAAFTSPFGKEIKKYLANGIGLHHAGLLPKYRVLVESFAQRGLLQFICGTDTLGVGVNVPIRTVLFTQLCKYGGRKTSILSARDFHQISGRAGRKGFDDRGYVVALAPEHVIENKRQEAKSADDPKKKRKLVKRRPPERGFVHWDEHTFERLQSASAEPLESRFTVSHGMLLNILSRKGDGCKAMRTIIADCHNTEYSKKSLRRRGFQLFRALVERNIIEINDPSQSVQKLQLNVELQDDFSLNQTLSLYCIDALGLLNTQDPQYPFKLLSVLESILEDPDVILRRQLDVLKSDKIAEMKAAGIEYEQRIEKLDLMEYPKPESEFIYATFNEFVRLHPWVGQENIKPKSIAREMFERYSSFSDYVKLYGLARSEGLLLRHLTNVYRILENTVPTVFKTENVNEITVYLEYLLKNVDSSLLDEWERIRNPEYVKETSEELPIRAESIDITREKDSFTRLIRNEVFSFIRLLANRQYLEIAKRFDLKSALSELGSGAKWEDIELEKLMNPFYESRGWIRLDPAARSLEHTHISKGEDHTVWTVDQTLVDSEELNDWLVEFSVDLAESKASGKVSLAIIRIGLFRAH; this is translated from the coding sequence ATGGACTTTCCCCTGCAGCCGCAGAATGGCAAACTGGATTCGGACGAGCTTCTCGAGCGCTTCCTCGACTACCTGTCGAAAAAAAGCATCGAGCCCTATCCCGCACAAGAAGAGGCGATACTGGAAGTCTTCAGTGGAAAGAACGTCATCTTGAATACGCCGACAGGCTCTGGGAAGTCTCTGGTAGCGGCAGCGATGCATTTCTTTTCAGCGTCGAGGGGCAGGCGGTCCGTTTATACCTGCCCCATCAAGGCCCTCGTGAACGAGAAATTCCTGGCTTTATGTCGGGACTTTGGACCGGAAAACGTTGGTATGATGACCGGCGATGCAAGCGTCAACCAAGGAGCTCCAATCCTCTGCTGTACCGCTGAAATTCTTGCGAACATCGCGCTGAGAGACGGAGAAAAGGCCCGAGTGGATGACGTTATCATGGACGAATTTCACTATTACTCGGACCACGAGAGAGGGGTTGCCTGGCAAGCTCCCTTGCTAACCCTGCCTCATTGTCGATTCATGCTGATCTCGGCAACATTGGGAGATACGCAATTCTTTAGTCGCGATCTGGAAAGACTAACCGGCATCGAATGTGCAACTGTATCCAGTAATGAGAGACCTGTTCCGCTGGAGTTTAGTTACCTGGAGGTGCCATTAGTCGAGGCATTGGAAAAACTGAAAGAGGAAAATAAGCGACCCGTCTATATCGTTCATTTCACGCAGAAGTCGGCCTCGGACACTGCTCAGAACTTGATGAGCGTGAACGCGTGCACGAAAGAGGAAAAGCAGGAATTGCGTGTGGCCCTCCAGGGTGCTGCCTTCACGAGTCCGTTTGGCAAGGAAATCAAAAAGTACCTCGCCAATGGTATTGGCCTGCACCATGCGGGTCTACTGCCGAAGTACCGTGTATTGGTTGAATCGTTCGCTCAGAGGGGTTTACTACAATTTATTTGTGGAACGGATACATTGGGGGTGGGAGTAAACGTTCCCATAAGAACGGTACTTTTCACGCAGCTTTGCAAGTATGGCGGAAGGAAAACGTCTATTCTTAGTGCACGCGATTTTCATCAGATCAGTGGACGAGCGGGGCGGAAAGGATTTGATGATCGTGGCTATGTGGTGGCATTGGCTCCTGAGCATGTAATCGAAAACAAGCGTCAAGAGGCGAAGTCCGCCGACGATCCGAAAAAGAAGCGAAAGCTGGTTAAGCGAAGACCGCCGGAAAGGGGATTTGTCCATTGGGACGAGCATACCTTCGAGCGGCTTCAATCTGCTTCTGCGGAACCTTTAGAATCCCGATTTACCGTCTCTCATGGAATGCTTTTAAACATTCTTAGTCGTAAGGGTGACGGCTGCAAGGCGATGCGAACGATCATAGCGGATTGCCACAATACGGAGTATTCCAAAAAGAGTCTCCGAAGAAGGGGTTTTCAGCTCTTTCGGGCTTTGGTGGAGCGAAATATTATCGAGATCAACGATCCTAGCCAATCAGTCCAGAAGCTCCAATTAAATGTGGAGCTTCAGGACGACTTTTCACTCAATCAGACACTTTCACTCTACTGTATTGACGCCTTGGGATTATTGAATACACAAGACCCGCAGTACCCGTTCAAACTGCTGAGTGTTCTCGAATCGATACTGGAAGATCCAGACGTTATTTTGAGGCGGCAGCTTGATGTTTTGAAATCCGATAAAATAGCTGAAATGAAAGCGGCAGGAATCGAGTACGAACAGCGTATTGAGAAGCTGGATTTAATGGAGTATCCGAAACCGGAAAGTGAGTTCATTTATGCTACCTTCAACGAGTTCGTGCGACTGCATCCTTGGGTGGGCCAGGAGAATATTAAACCGAAATCCATCGCCCGAGAAATGTTCGAGCGCTACTCAAGTTTCAGCGACTATGTGAAGCTCTACGGACTCGCCCGCTCTGAAGGGCTCCTCCTACGGCATTTGACCAACGTCTACCGTATTCTGGAGAATACTGTGCCAACTGTCTTCAAGACTGAAAACGTTAATGAAATCACAGTCTATCTAGAGTATTTACTAAAAAATGTGGATTCAAGTTTGCTCGACGAATGGGAGCGCATTCGAAATCCCGAATACGTAAAAGAGACCAGTGAGGAGCTTCCAATTCGAGCAGAATCAATCGATATCACGAGGGAGAAAGATTCCTTTACCAGATTGATCCGGAACGAGGTTTTTTCGTTTATCCGTCTACTGGCGAACCGGCAGTATTTAGAGATAGCGAAACGCTTCGATCTAAAGTCAGCTCTTTCCGAATTGGGCAGCGGTGCCAAGTGGGAAGATATAGAACTGGAGAAACTAATGAATCCATTCTATGAAAGTAGAGGATGGATACGCTTGGATCCAGCCGCACGATCGCTCGAGCACACTCACATTTCAAAAGGCGAAGACCATACGGTCTGGACTGTCGATCAAACTCTCGTGGATTCAGAGGAACTGAATGACTGGCTGGTCGAGTTTTCCGTGGACCTCGCTGAGTCAAAGGCATCTGGTAAGGTCAGTCTAGCGATTATCCGGATTGGGCTGTTTCGGGCTCATTGA
- a CDS encoding carbohydrate ABC transporter permease, producing MRTSRIATFVVSLAMLLAAFIFLYPLFWMVLGSFKSNSEIFNTRVYWPMEWTGQYFGILFSEEYFNFERTLFNSIAISISQGVGATILAAMAGYIIGTYQFRGRMTLVTLGFMVVLIPAQMVALPLFVWVNTLGLFDNPLGVALPGMVSGLGLLFFTRVFRLVPKELIEVARMEGASEWRTFLSVLPLVKPFLIAFGFAHFVLAWHAHVIPMLILHSEEARTLPISLAALYGSSLNSPQAVLMAGSTIGMIPLITVFAMAYPQLKSALQEFVTS from the coding sequence GTGAGAACTTCTCGAATCGCAACTTTTGTCGTGAGTCTAGCCATGTTACTCGCCGCTTTTATTTTCCTCTATCCGCTATTCTGGATGGTTCTAGGTAGCTTTAAATCGAATAGTGAAATTTTCAATACACGAGTCTATTGGCCGATGGAATGGACTGGGCAATATTTTGGAATCCTGTTTTCGGAAGAGTATTTCAATTTCGAACGTACGCTTTTTAATTCGATTGCCATTTCAATTTCCCAAGGTGTCGGAGCAACCATCTTGGCCGCAATGGCTGGCTACATCATCGGAACGTACCAATTTCGCGGAAGAATGACTCTTGTCACTTTGGGATTTATGGTGGTTCTGATTCCCGCGCAGATGGTGGCGTTGCCGCTCTTTGTTTGGGTCAACACACTGGGCCTGTTTGACAATCCCTTAGGTGTGGCATTACCAGGTATGGTAAGTGGTCTTGGGCTCCTGTTTTTCACTCGAGTATTCCGGCTCGTGCCAAAGGAATTAATTGAAGTCGCTCGCATGGAGGGAGCGTCCGAGTGGAGGACCTTCCTTTCCGTGCTTCCGCTTGTTAAACCCTTCCTCATCGCATTTGGCTTCGCCCATTTTGTTCTCGCCTGGCATGCCCATGTCATTCCAATGCTTATTTTGCATAGCGAGGAAGCGAGGACCTTGCCGATTAGTTTAGCGGCGCTTTACGGAAGCAGTTTGAATTCGCCCCAGGCAGTTCTCATGGCAGGCTCCACGATCGGAATGATACCTCTGATTACGGTTTTTGCTATGGCGTACCCTCAATTAAAGTCAGCGTTGCAGGAGTTTGTAACGTCATGA
- a CDS encoding CPXCG motif-containing cysteine-rich protein, with product MEFLSITCPTCWQTFEIDLPGHSSQEIEMVTDCEVCCRPIQVTISWPDPGENPVVNVQLAS from the coding sequence GTGGAATTCTTGAGCATTACCTGTCCCACTTGCTGGCAGACTTTTGAAATTGATTTGCCTGGGCATAGTTCCCAAGAAATCGAAATGGTAACGGATTGTGAGGTTTGTTGCCGTCCGATACAGGTAACCATTAGTTGGCCGGATCCAGGGGAGAATCCAGTTGTCAACGTACAGTTAGCGTCCTAA
- a CDS encoding CvfB family protein, giving the protein MAQVGKQNRLNLLRESPQGVYLDAENLGEILLPKHLVPDWAKIGDVVDTFLYRDSEDRLIATTKSPKVQVGQFACLEVLEVNDRIGAFLDWGLEKDLLLPFREQKANVRPGQKVIVFAMIDDHNDRLVASARLNRHWNQSEPDYQAGDPVHLLVAEETPMGYRAIIENRHTGLIYKSELSEPLEYGQSFQGYIKEVRPDGKIDLRRDAAGYRRVLPLAENIFDKLTDDGGFLPFNDKTDPEVIRKTFGVSKKAFKQAIGSLYKQRRIVFEDDGIKLIKY; this is encoded by the coding sequence ATGGCCCAAGTCGGAAAACAGAACCGTCTCAATCTGCTGAGAGAATCGCCCCAGGGAGTCTACCTAGATGCGGAAAATCTCGGAGAGATTTTGCTGCCTAAGCACCTCGTTCCTGATTGGGCGAAAATTGGCGATGTCGTCGACACTTTCCTCTATCGAGACTCGGAGGATCGATTGATCGCCACTACAAAATCACCCAAAGTTCAGGTTGGACAGTTTGCCTGCCTAGAAGTTTTGGAGGTTAATGATCGAATTGGGGCCTTTCTGGATTGGGGTCTGGAAAAGGACCTCCTACTCCCTTTTAGGGAGCAAAAGGCGAATGTACGACCTGGCCAGAAGGTCATCGTATTTGCCATGATTGACGATCACAATGATCGTCTCGTTGCCAGCGCTCGGCTGAATCGCCATTGGAATCAATCTGAACCAGATTACCAGGCCGGTGATCCCGTCCATCTACTGGTTGCGGAAGAGACTCCCATGGGATACAGGGCTATTATCGAAAATAGGCACACTGGTCTAATCTACAAAAGCGAGTTGTCAGAACCCCTTGAATACGGACAGTCCTTTCAGGGGTACATCAAGGAAGTTCGCCCGGACGGTAAAATCGATTTGAGACGCGACGCCGCCGGTTATCGACGCGTTCTCCCACTGGCAGAGAATATCTTCGACAAACTGACCGATGATGGCGGATTCCTCCCATTCAACGACAAGACAGATCCCGAAGTTATTCGGAAAACTTTCGGCGTCAGTAAAAAGGCGTTTAAACAAGCCATTGGCTCACTTTACAAACAACGCCGTATTGTGTTTGAGGACGATGGTATCAAATTGATTAAGTACTAG
- a CDS encoding ABC transporter substrate-binding protein: MRSTIIRFPLRSKTLFLVLLSGIATAAVSAESVKIWISSQQDKIYYDNMVRLYQQEVDSDFEAEVQAFGFREMPDKLAIALKTQTNTPDIIQLDEVFFGMYLQDETPFVDLTERVIEAGLKEDIMPQRLELFSQKGRVLGLPQSMSAMLIYYRRDLFEQYGLSPSEFKTWDDLVEIGEELVAKNQSFLAMDPSYFEILLRQRGSDLFSETGDLLPDFDLAVDTLEFLGELAQKRIGLMPDRSSIFDPVFFGGDVANNEIVAIMGADWYGLDMIQQFSSDLEGDWGMMPLPVWTDDQGHPNSVRTSTFAGQGLVIYKGSQSIDASWEFMKFVMTNKEANAQRFLQGNSFPAYKPAFEDIRLLQPQPFFGYDSMGQILVDLAPEVPRVMMNPRRPMAVFMIREGMLSSIMYGEGDARVALERFKEQLEGGGGPPE; the protein is encoded by the coding sequence ATGCGTTCGACCATAATTCGTTTCCCGTTGAGATCAAAGACCTTGTTCCTCGTTCTTCTGTCAGGAATTGCCACCGCGGCGGTTTCCGCGGAATCCGTTAAAATCTGGATCAGTTCCCAGCAGGACAAGATCTACTACGACAATATGGTTCGGCTTTACCAGCAGGAAGTCGATTCGGATTTCGAAGCGGAGGTTCAGGCTTTCGGCTTCCGGGAGATGCCCGATAAGTTGGCAATCGCTTTAAAAACCCAAACGAACACACCGGACATCATCCAACTCGATGAAGTCTTCTTTGGAATGTATCTTCAGGATGAGACGCCTTTTGTGGATTTGACTGAGCGCGTAATTGAAGCGGGGTTGAAAGAGGACATCATGCCTCAACGCCTAGAGCTCTTCAGCCAGAAAGGACGCGTGCTTGGATTGCCGCAGTCCATGAGCGCGATGCTGATATACTACCGCCGAGACCTGTTTGAGCAATACGGTCTATCGCCGAGCGAGTTTAAGACTTGGGATGACCTTGTGGAGATTGGCGAAGAACTGGTAGCCAAAAATCAGTCCTTTCTCGCCATGGATCCGAGCTATTTTGAGATCCTCTTGCGCCAGCGAGGATCGGATTTGTTTTCAGAAACGGGCGATCTCCTGCCCGACTTCGACCTGGCAGTCGACACGCTGGAATTTTTGGGAGAACTCGCTCAAAAGCGGATTGGCCTAATGCCGGATCGTAGCTCGATTTTCGATCCTGTCTTTTTTGGGGGTGATGTGGCCAACAACGAAATTGTGGCAATCATGGGTGCGGATTGGTATGGCCTGGACATGATTCAGCAATTCTCTTCCGACTTGGAAGGGGATTGGGGAATGATGCCTCTTCCGGTCTGGACCGATGACCAAGGCCACCCGAATTCAGTTCGCACTTCGACATTTGCCGGACAGGGACTCGTGATTTACAAGGGAAGCCAATCCATTGACGCATCCTGGGAGTTCATGAAATTCGTTATGACTAACAAGGAGGCAAATGCGCAGCGCTTCCTACAAGGGAACAGCTTCCCCGCTTACAAACCTGCATTTGAGGACATTCGACTTCTCCAGCCGCAACCGTTTTTCGGATACGACTCGATGGGCCAAATCTTAGTGGATCTTGCTCCGGAGGTTCCCCGAGTTATGATGAATCCGAGACGGCCGATGGCAGTTTTCATGATCCGGGAAGGAATGCTCAGCAGCATCATGTACGGGGAAGGTGATGCTCGGGTAGCCCTCGAACGATTTAAGGAGCAGCTCGAAGGGGGTGGCGGGCCGCCGGAGTAG
- a CDS encoding MFS transporter, with translation MSEIHRSRLLWAGFMAILAAGVGFAIRGGIFDNWAGEYGFTGVQLGAIGGAGFSGFCFGIIIGGVIVDKIGYGKLVLLALACHVLSAFVTFAAGGDSAYAFLFWGMFIFAYANGTLEAVANPLISTLYPESRTHYLNILHASWPAGMIIGAVIGWVLDDKFGVPWKYQLAIYLVPTVIYGIMFLGQKYPKSEASEKGLGLGDMMKDVGILGGLVICYLLSLFLSTLGVSFLSPTVSYIVAFILLVAIGYITKFSMGSILLFILFVAHALVGAVELGTDGWVQNITGNILTSEQGKILFVWTSTIMFALRFSAEFIETRLKLSPIGILLVCSVLAFIGLNMAAGMTSFLGAMLALGIYAVGKTFFWPTMLAVAGDRYPHTGAVAMSIMGGIGMLSAGLLGSPGLGFAKDHYSGRALEEANPAIYQVVKADAPSSFLWLGTTGLDGTKLSEAQGRVTEGKALEGDNDIVAASIEGDRKTLRADAYIPLTMAVIYLGIMLYFKSIGGYRRVAIEETS, from the coding sequence ATGAGCGAAATACATCGATCAAGACTACTATGGGCCGGCTTTATGGCGATTCTCGCTGCTGGAGTTGGCTTTGCCATCCGTGGCGGAATATTTGACAATTGGGCTGGTGAATACGGTTTCACGGGCGTGCAGCTAGGCGCGATCGGTGGAGCGGGCTTTTCTGGCTTCTGCTTCGGCATCATCATCGGAGGCGTAATTGTTGATAAGATTGGCTATGGCAAACTGGTCCTCTTGGCCCTCGCCTGCCACGTGCTTTCCGCGTTTGTGACCTTTGCAGCCGGTGGGGATTCTGCCTATGCCTTCCTATTTTGGGGCATGTTCATCTTCGCCTATGCGAACGGTACGCTCGAGGCGGTTGCGAATCCTCTTATCTCAACGCTGTACCCTGAAAGCAGGACACATTACCTCAATATCTTACACGCTTCCTGGCCTGCGGGCATGATTATCGGAGCTGTAATCGGATGGGTGCTCGACGATAAATTCGGAGTGCCTTGGAAGTACCAACTCGCTATCTACCTGGTTCCCACCGTCATTTACGGAATTATGTTCCTCGGCCAGAAATATCCGAAATCGGAAGCATCCGAAAAAGGACTGGGGCTGGGCGACATGATGAAGGACGTCGGAATCTTGGGCGGGCTCGTGATTTGCTATTTGCTTTCTCTTTTCCTCTCCACCTTGGGAGTATCGTTTCTATCGCCTACGGTTAGCTACATTGTCGCTTTTATCCTTTTGGTTGCTATCGGCTACATTACCAAGTTTTCAATGGGATCGATTCTCCTTTTCATTCTATTCGTCGCCCACGCTCTCGTAGGTGCAGTAGAGCTAGGAACGGACGGATGGGTGCAAAACATAACCGGAAACATACTTACTTCTGAACAAGGCAAAATTCTCTTCGTTTGGACCTCAACGATCATGTTTGCCCTTCGCTTCAGTGCAGAGTTCATCGAAACACGTCTGAAACTTTCGCCTATCGGGATTCTGCTCGTATGCTCGGTTCTCGCTTTCATAGGACTGAACATGGCAGCTGGAATGACCAGCTTCCTTGGTGCGATGCTTGCATTAGGCATCTACGCAGTTGGAAAAACCTTCTTCTGGCCCACCATGCTTGCCGTTGCGGGTGACCGCTATCCGCATACCGGAGCAGTCGCTATGAGCATCATGGGTGGAATCGGAATGCTCTCGGCAGGTCTACTCGGATCTCCAGGTCTTGGTTTCGCCAAGGATCACTACTCTGGCAGAGCCTTGGAAGAAGCTAATCCAGCAATCTACCAAGTCGTGAAGGCGGACGCTCCCAGCTCTTTCCTATGGTTGGGCACCACTGGACTAGACGGAACGAAATTGAGTGAAGCTCAAGGTCGCGTGACAGAAGGAAAAGCACTCGAGGGTGACAATGATATCGTTGCAGCGAGTATTGAGGGCGATCGCAAGACACTGAGAGCCGATGCTTACATACCACTTACAATGGCAGTAATCTATTTAGGGATTATGCTCTACTTCAAATCGATCGGCGGCTATCGACGGGTCGCTATCGAAGAAACGTCGTAG
- a CDS encoding c-type cytochrome: MELRSSLVQNPIIAFLMTCINKSFSHRVLYLLPFGLIWLLFGCRSKQGLSPEELVEAKAAFESCLVCHSTQEMQRGPIINGLPAWYNRQQLRKFLEGTRGQSPKNKSELLMGSARDRISDERTINLLSQYIASLPPKPYQPVVKGNALNGSVLYQSCIPCHGAKGEGNEILKSPPLNIQEDWYLLDQLRKFASGKRGHHPKDIEGIQMAYTLVNLDGESLKDLTAHIQDFSKSTQ, from the coding sequence ATGGAACTCCGGTCTTCTCTTGTGCAAAACCCTATTATAGCGTTTTTAATGACCTGCATCAACAAGAGCTTTAGCCATCGTGTCCTATACCTTTTGCCGTTCGGATTAATTTGGCTTCTTTTTGGCTGCCGCTCCAAACAAGGCCTCTCTCCTGAGGAACTAGTCGAGGCAAAAGCAGCCTTTGAATCCTGTCTGGTATGCCATAGCACCCAGGAGATGCAAAGAGGTCCGATTATCAACGGTTTACCCGCCTGGTATAACCGACAACAGTTACGCAAATTCTTGGAGGGCACTCGCGGTCAAAGTCCGAAAAACAAGTCCGAACTCCTCATGGGATCGGCTCGTGATCGCATATCAGATGAGAGAACGATCAACCTGCTTTCTCAGTACATTGCATCACTACCTCCAAAGCCCTACCAACCAGTCGTTAAAGGAAATGCGTTGAATGGCTCAGTCCTTTACCAGAGTTGTATTCCCTGCCACGGAGCAAAGGGTGAAGGAAACGAGATCCTCAAGTCCCCTCCGCTCAATATTCAGGAAGACTGGTATCTTCTCGATCAACTGCGAAAGTTCGCTTCAGGAAAGCGGGGACACCACCCTAAAGATATTGAAGGTATTCAAATGGCGTATACTTTGGTGAATCTTGACGGAGAATCTCTCAAGGATTTGACCGCCCACATACAGGATTTCAGCAAGTCCACTCAATAA